A genomic stretch from Oryzias latipes chromosome 24, ASM223467v1 includes:
- the LOC101162724 gene encoding retinol dehydrogenase 14 produces MDKQVPSSTGSMSTAVLVAAVVGGGVLLLMRRLFPRQKAVQLLRYPAATMLGKTVIVTGANSGIGKALTAELLKLQARVIMACRDLRGAEEAARDIQRDAGAQKGEVVIKHLDLASLTSVRTFCEEINKEEPKIDVLVNNAGIYQCPYTKTEEGFEMQFGVNHLGHFLLTHLLLDLLKASAPSRIVVVSSKLYKYGHINFDDLNSENGYNKAFCYSQSKLANLLFTLELARQLEDTGVTVNALTPGIVRTRLGRHVQIPLLAKPLFYLASLVFFKSPLEGAQTPLYLVCSPDVEGVSGKCFANCEEEKLMSKATDEQAAKRLWDMSRRMVGIAE; encoded by the exons ATGGATAAACAAGTCCCGTCCTCTACCGGCTCCATGTCCACCGCGGTGCTCGTGGCTGCTGTGGTCGGCGGTGGGGTTCTCCTCCTAATGCGCCGCTTGTTCCCCCGACAAAAGGCCGTCCAGCTGCTCAGGTATCCCGCCGCCACCATGCTGGGGAAGACAGTGATCGTGACCGGAGCTAACAGCGGGATCGGCAAGGCTCTGACCGCGGAGCTGCTGAAGCTCCAAGCCCGGGTCATCATGGCCTGTCGGGACCTGCGAGGCGCCGAAGAAGCAGCTCGGGACATCCAGAGAGACGCTGGAGCACAGAAGGGAGAGGTGGTCATCAAACACCTGGACCTCGCTTCCCTCACATCAGTCAGGACATTTTGtgaggaaataaataaa gAGGAGCCCAAGATCGATGTGTTAGTCAATAATGCAGGCATCTACCAGTGTCCCTACACAAAGACGGAGGAAGGCTTTGAGATGCAGTTTGGAGTAAACCACTTGGGTCATTTCCTCCTCACTCACCTGCTGCTGGACCTCCTGAAGGCCTCAGCTCCCAGCCGCATCGTCGTGGTTTCTTCTAAACTTTACAAATATGGCCACATTAATTTTGATGATTTAAACAGTGAAAATGGCTACAACAAAGCTTTTTGCTATAGCCAGAGCAAACTGGCCAACCTGCTGTTCACACTAGAGCTTGCCCGTCAGTTAGAGGACACAGGGGTCACCGTCAACGCCCTCACCCCGGGTATTGTGCGGACCAGACTTGGCAGACACGTTCAGATCCCTCTCCTGGCTAAGCCACTCTTCTACCTGGCCTCGCTGGTCTTTTTTAAAAGCCCACTGGAGGGAGCTCAGACTCCACTCTATCTGGTCTGCTCCCCAGACGTGGAGGGAGTGTCGGGGAAGTGCTTTGCCAActgtgaggaggagaagctgatGTCCAAAGCTACAGATGAGCAGGCGGCCAAGAGGCTGTGGGACATGAGCAGAAGAATGGTTGGAATCGCTGAGTGA
- the LOC101162970 gene encoding brain-enriched guanylate kinase-associated protein isoform X2, translating to MRGKEHRQTMKKIYIGKTALKVPRNGSKHPKKSSLLEQKEDLRKRLSYTTHKLELLQGEFDSTRQYLETELRRAQEELDKFTDKLRRIQSGYSALQRINQDLEEKINRDSQHHDDEKRALSREIIVLNNHLMEAKLTIEKLQEDNDMYRKDCNLAAQLLQCNKSLYGAQLSELPADVQERLSMHLEESPLCHSYPDSVQGSLISKVLENPDEACSSSKASRSPSPPPQEHAFILERLGPGDRLGLRAAYKSDLYSSDTALYCPDDRQRERRPSMDLHGQRTMLYGPQNSTDSTPEDDSGGMRATYSQEHFAKFPATVGGGSSSYSSFSGGGSEDKGNGPPSSAASSPQHHSLYMDWRDAGDYERGSDTSWDGGSPGSFANTHPFQQTELSHHQNGSSPVYSRTMSSCFSEPYEPLPPSSSPSVAYGDSRRGSTLAPEEEELIGRWRQLSVEDLSAHSYRSPGRASPYSFSEQHFSVRPAKIRLGPLYSSFQEGADYYHHAAGAMDAVWVGASPECSPGLRQAHSQAHLYQAEGSQGSEHSLYHSGSSKDREGNVAAGGQSTEYVDPSPNSSTESLHQRSLEMAAELQHYQAEMHDFPAQVGPSSPSTPNPPSPYKQQFGTLGLTRKDSLTKAQLYGTLLN from the exons ATGAGAGGGAAGGAACACAGACAAACCATGAAAAAGATATACATTGGCAAAACTGCCTTAAAAGTCCCCCGAAATGGCAGCAAACATCCCAAAAAGAG CTCTTTGCTGGAGCAGAAGGAGGACCTGCGGAAGAGGCTGTCCTACACAACACATAAGCTGGAGTTGCTGCAGGGTGAGTTTGACTCTACGCGACAGTACCTGGAGACAGAGCTGCGCCGGGCCCAGGAGGAGCTGGACAAGTTCACAGATAAGCTGCGCAG aatacaGAGCGGCTACTCTGCCCTGCAGAGGATCAACCAAGATCTGGAGGAGAAGATCAACAGAGAC TCGCAGCATCACGATGATGAAAAACGAGCTCTAAGCAGAGAGATCATCGTTCTCAACAACCACCTGATGGAGGCGAAACTCACCATCGAAAAGCTGCAAGAGGACAAC GACATGTACAGAAAGGATTGCAACCTGGCGGCTCAGTTGCTGCAGTGCAACAAGTCACTCTACGGAGCCCAGCTGTCTGAG CTGCCCGCTGATGTTCAGGAGCGACTATCCATGCACCTGGAAGAGTCTCCTCTCTGCCACAGCTACCCAGACTCTGTCCAAGGGTCCCTCATCTCCAAAGTGCTTGAGAATCCAGATGAAGCCTGCAGCAGCAGTAAAGCCTCTCGGTCACCTAGCCCTCCACCCCAggaacatgcttttattttggagagaTTAGGTCCTGGTGATAGGCTGGGGCTCCGTGCGGCCTACAAATCTGACCTGTACAGTAGCGACACAGCCCTCTACTGTCCTGATGACCGTCAGAGGGAGAGGAGGCCCAGCATGGATCTTCATGGCCAGAGGACGATGCTGTACGGTCCCCAGAATTCCACCGACAGCACCCCAGAGGACGATTCAGGGGGTATGAGAGCTACCTATTCCCAGGAGCATTTTGCTAAATTTCCCGCCACAGTGGGTGGAGGTTCCAGTTCTTATTCCAGTTTTAGTGGAGGGGGCTCTGAAGACAAAGGGAATGGTCCACCCAGCAGCGCAGCATCCTCTCCCCAGCATCACTCCCTGTACATGGACTGGAGAGATGCAGGAGACTATGAAAGAGGAAGCGACACATCTTGGGATGGGGGCAGTCCAGGAAGCTTTGCCAACACTCATCCTTTCCAGCAGACTGAGCTAAGCCATCACCAGAATGGCAGCTCACCGGTTTACAGCCGCACCATGTCCTCCTGTTTCAGCGAGCCCTATGAGCCGCTCCCCCCATCTTCCTCCCCGAGTGTTGCCTATGGAGATAGCCGCAGAGGCAGCACGTTGGCCccagaagaggaggagctgaTTGGTCGATGGAGACAGCTCAGTGTTGAGGACTTGAGCGCCCACAGCTACCGCAGCCCCGGCCGAGCCTCACCTTACAGCTTCTCAGAGCAGCACTTCTCTGTCCGCCCTGCCAAGATTCGGCTGGGGCCGCTGTACAGCAGCTTCCAGGAGGGCGCAGACTACTACCATCATGCAGCGGGTGCTATGGATGCAGTGTGGGTTGGTGCCAGCCCCGAATGCAGCCCAGGTCTGCGGCAGGCGCACAGCCAAGCCCACTTATATCAAGCTGAAGGCAGCCAAGGGTCAGAGCACAGCCTCTACCACTCAGGAAGCTCCAAAGACAGAGAGGGCAACGTTGCAGCCGGCGGCCAGAGCACAGAATACGTAGACCCAAGCCCCAACAGCTCCACAGAGTCTCTTCATCAAAGGTCCCTTGAGAtggctgcagagctgcagcactACCAAGCAGAGATGCATGACTTCCCCGCACAAGTGGGTCCTTCATCACCATCTACCCCAAACCCTCCATCCCCGTACAAACAACAGTTTGGTACACTGGGACTTACCAGGAAGGACAGTCTGACAAAAGCCCAGCTTTATGGAACACTTCTGAACTGA
- the LOC101162970 gene encoding brain-enriched guanylate kinase-associated protein isoform X3, which yields MKLCMSTSSLLEQKEDLRKRLSYTTHKLELLQGEFDSTRQYLETELRRAQEELDKFTDKLRRIQSGYSALQRINQDLEEKINRDSQHHDDEKRALSREIIVLNNHLMEAKLTIEKLQEDNDMYRKDCNLAAQLLQCNKSLYGAQLSELPADVQERLSMHLEESPLCHSYPDSVQGSLISKVLENPDEACSSSKASRSPSPPPQEHAFILERLGPGDRLGLRAAYKSDLYSSDTALYCPDDRQRERRPSMDLHGQRTMLYGPQNSTDSTPEDDSGGMRATYSQEHFAKFPATVGGGSSSYSSFSGGGSEDKGNGPPSSAASSPQHHSLYMDWRDAGDYERGSDTSWDGGSPGSFANTHPFQQTELSHHQNGSSPVYSRTMSSCFSEPYEPLPPSSSPSVAYGDSRRGSTLAPEEEELIGRWRQLSVEDLSAHSYRSPGRASPYSFSEQHFSVRPAKIRLGPLYSSFQEGADYYHHAAGAMDAVWVGASPECSPGLRQAHSQAHLYQAEGSQGSEHSLYHSGSSKDREGNVAAGGQSTEYVDPSPNSSTESLHQRSLEMAAELQHYQAEMHDFPAQVGPSSPSTPNPPSPYKQQFGTLGLTRKDSLTKAQLYGTLLN from the exons ATGAAGCTCTGCATGAGCACCAG CTCTTTGCTGGAGCAGAAGGAGGACCTGCGGAAGAGGCTGTCCTACACAACACATAAGCTGGAGTTGCTGCAGGGTGAGTTTGACTCTACGCGACAGTACCTGGAGACAGAGCTGCGCCGGGCCCAGGAGGAGCTGGACAAGTTCACAGATAAGCTGCGCAG aatacaGAGCGGCTACTCTGCCCTGCAGAGGATCAACCAAGATCTGGAGGAGAAGATCAACAGAGAC TCGCAGCATCACGATGATGAAAAACGAGCTCTAAGCAGAGAGATCATCGTTCTCAACAACCACCTGATGGAGGCGAAACTCACCATCGAAAAGCTGCAAGAGGACAAC GACATGTACAGAAAGGATTGCAACCTGGCGGCTCAGTTGCTGCAGTGCAACAAGTCACTCTACGGAGCCCAGCTGTCTGAG CTGCCCGCTGATGTTCAGGAGCGACTATCCATGCACCTGGAAGAGTCTCCTCTCTGCCACAGCTACCCAGACTCTGTCCAAGGGTCCCTCATCTCCAAAGTGCTTGAGAATCCAGATGAAGCCTGCAGCAGCAGTAAAGCCTCTCGGTCACCTAGCCCTCCACCCCAggaacatgcttttattttggagagaTTAGGTCCTGGTGATAGGCTGGGGCTCCGTGCGGCCTACAAATCTGACCTGTACAGTAGCGACACAGCCCTCTACTGTCCTGATGACCGTCAGAGGGAGAGGAGGCCCAGCATGGATCTTCATGGCCAGAGGACGATGCTGTACGGTCCCCAGAATTCCACCGACAGCACCCCAGAGGACGATTCAGGGGGTATGAGAGCTACCTATTCCCAGGAGCATTTTGCTAAATTTCCCGCCACAGTGGGTGGAGGTTCCAGTTCTTATTCCAGTTTTAGTGGAGGGGGCTCTGAAGACAAAGGGAATGGTCCACCCAGCAGCGCAGCATCCTCTCCCCAGCATCACTCCCTGTACATGGACTGGAGAGATGCAGGAGACTATGAAAGAGGAAGCGACACATCTTGGGATGGGGGCAGTCCAGGAAGCTTTGCCAACACTCATCCTTTCCAGCAGACTGAGCTAAGCCATCACCAGAATGGCAGCTCACCGGTTTACAGCCGCACCATGTCCTCCTGTTTCAGCGAGCCCTATGAGCCGCTCCCCCCATCTTCCTCCCCGAGTGTTGCCTATGGAGATAGCCGCAGAGGCAGCACGTTGGCCccagaagaggaggagctgaTTGGTCGATGGAGACAGCTCAGTGTTGAGGACTTGAGCGCCCACAGCTACCGCAGCCCCGGCCGAGCCTCACCTTACAGCTTCTCAGAGCAGCACTTCTCTGTCCGCCCTGCCAAGATTCGGCTGGGGCCGCTGTACAGCAGCTTCCAGGAGGGCGCAGACTACTACCATCATGCAGCGGGTGCTATGGATGCAGTGTGGGTTGGTGCCAGCCCCGAATGCAGCCCAGGTCTGCGGCAGGCGCACAGCCAAGCCCACTTATATCAAGCTGAAGGCAGCCAAGGGTCAGAGCACAGCCTCTACCACTCAGGAAGCTCCAAAGACAGAGAGGGCAACGTTGCAGCCGGCGGCCAGAGCACAGAATACGTAGACCCAAGCCCCAACAGCTCCACAGAGTCTCTTCATCAAAGGTCCCTTGAGAtggctgcagagctgcagcactACCAAGCAGAGATGCATGACTTCCCCGCACAAGTGGGTCCTTCATCACCATCTACCCCAAACCCTCCATCCCCGTACAAACAACAGTTTGGTACACTGGGACTTACCAGGAAGGACAGTCTGACAAAAGCCCAGCTTTATGGAACACTTCTGAACTGA